CGATCTGCCGCTGCTCTGGCACCTTTTGACGGACGCGAAGCCTGATGTCTATGTCTGCGAGCCGCCGCCGACGACTGGCCTCATAACGCGAACAGTGGCGGCCATCCGCAGACGGCCCTACGTGTACTACGCCGCCGACATCTGGTCCGATGCATCCGAGAGCGCGAACGTGCCGTCCTTCGTCGTCAGCGCGCTGAGGGCCGTTGAACGGTGGGTGCTCACGGGCGCAGCCGATGTCATCGCAGTCAATGCCGCTGTTGCGGAACGCGCGAGGCAGCTGGGCGCCACCAATGTGACCACCGTGCAGAACGGTGTCGACACGACGATCTTCACCCCCGACGGCGACCGGTCACCGCTCGCCGGCACGCAGTACTTCGTCTACGCGGGCACAATGTCCGAGTGGCAGGGGAGTGACATTTTCGTCAGGGCGCTTGCCCAAATCCATGCAGACTTCCCGGACCTGAAGCTCGTCTTCGTCGGCCAGGGCAATGCGGTCGCCGAACTCCGGCAGGTTGCCGAAGACTTAGGGGTCGGTGATGCAGTGCAGATTCTGCCGGCGGTGTCTCCCGAAGTCGCCGCCGCCTTTCAGCGAGATGCCATCGCCGCGCTTGTTTCCATACGACCTGGCATCGGCTATGACATGGCATTCCCTACGAAGACGATGGCGGCCTGGGCTTGCGGGACACCAGTGATCTATGCCGGAGCGGGGATTGCGAGGGAGCTGATCGAGGCGAACGACCTCGGTTGGTCCTGCGCGTATGATGTCGCAGGTGTTGCTCAGGCAATGCGCTCGTCTGCGGCATCGATCTCTGATCATCGTCCAATTGCCCGGTGGGCTCTCGACAATGTCAGCCTCGGAGCAGCGGCCAAGAAT
This is a stretch of genomic DNA from Flaviflexus salsibiostraticola. It encodes these proteins:
- a CDS encoding glycosyltransferase family 4 protein, with translation MRVHTSKPPRQLTEEAASADQQAPFSVDRHRVLRGKDGYLRGYLQYLSFDLPLLWHLLTDAKPDVYVCEPPPTTGLITRTVAAIRRRPYVYYAADIWSDASESANVPSFVVSALRAVERWVLTGAADVIAVNAAVAERARQLGATNVTTVQNGVDTTIFTPDGDRSPLAGTQYFVYAGTMSEWQGSDIFVRALAQIHADFPDLKLVFVGQGNAVAELRQVAEDLGVGDAVQILPAVSPEVAAAFQRDAIAALVSIRPGIGYDMAFPTKTMAAWACGTPVIYAGAGIARELIEANDLGWSCAYDVAGVAQAMRSSAASISDHRPIARWALDNVSLGAAAKNAATAILRTVKGPR